From the Acidovorax carolinensis genome, one window contains:
- a CDS encoding NADPH-dependent FMN reductase yields the protein MSQYNIAVIVGSLRKDSFNRKLATALARLAPADFSFTQVRLDDLPLYNQDDDGQQAASVLRLKGEIKAAQGLLFVTPEYNRSMPGVLKNAIDHASRPYGQSAWAGKPAGVIGASVGAIGTAMAQQHLRNVLAYLDVPTLGQPEAFIHAKDGLFDADGGIGAGSREFLQGWVNQYVAWVKKHNT from the coding sequence ATGAGCCAGTACAACATTGCCGTCATCGTCGGCAGTCTTCGCAAGGATTCATTCAATCGCAAGCTGGCCACGGCGCTGGCCCGGCTGGCGCCGGCAGACTTTAGCTTCACGCAAGTGCGCCTGGATGACCTGCCGCTCTACAACCAGGACGACGATGGTCAGCAGGCCGCCTCGGTGCTGCGGCTCAAGGGGGAAATCAAGGCGGCGCAGGGTCTGCTGTTTGTCACGCCTGAATACAACCGTTCGATGCCGGGTGTGCTCAAGAACGCCATCGACCATGCCTCGCGCCCCTATGGCCAGAGCGCGTGGGCGGGCAAGCCTGCCGGCGTGATTGGCGCGTCGGTGGGCGCCATCGGCACGGCCATGGCCCAGCAGCACCTGCGCAACGTGCTGGCCTATCTGGATGTGCCCACGCTGGGCCAGCCCGAGGCCTTCATCCACGCCAAGGACGGCCTGTTTGATGCCGACGGTGGCATTGGTGCGGGCAGCCGCGAATTCCTGCAAGGCTGGGTGAACCAGTACGTTGCCTGGGTCAAGAAGCACAACACATGA
- a CDS encoding MetQ/NlpA family ABC transporter substrate-binding protein, which produces MNKRSLLQSALALALAAGFTAGALAQDKPLKIGVTAGPHAQIFEQVKKVAEKDGLKIQVIEFSDYVQPNAALAAGDLDANAYQHQPYLDAQVKDRGYKIVSVGYTVNFPMGLYSKKVKGLNELKEGARFGLPNDPTNGGRALLLLQDKGLIKLKEGAGLKATPLDVVSNPKKLKFVELDAAQLPRSLDDLDASAVNTNFAISAGLNPVKDAIALESAKSPYVNLIAVREADKSKPWVAKLLKAYQSEEIRKFIEVEFKGSVLPGF; this is translated from the coding sequence GTGAACAAGCGCTCCCTGCTGCAATCTGCCCTCGCTCTGGCCCTGGCTGCCGGTTTCACCGCTGGCGCGCTGGCGCAAGATAAGCCGCTCAAGATCGGTGTGACGGCTGGCCCGCACGCCCAGATTTTTGAGCAGGTCAAAAAAGTGGCCGAGAAAGACGGTCTGAAGATCCAGGTCATCGAGTTCAGCGACTACGTGCAGCCCAATGCCGCACTGGCGGCGGGCGACCTCGATGCCAATGCCTACCAGCACCAGCCGTACCTGGATGCCCAGGTGAAGGACCGTGGCTACAAGATCGTGTCGGTGGGATACACCGTCAACTTCCCGATGGGGTTGTATTCCAAGAAGGTCAAGGGCCTGAACGAGCTCAAGGAAGGCGCGCGCTTTGGCCTGCCCAACGACCCCACCAATGGCGGCCGTGCGCTGCTGCTGCTGCAGGACAAGGGCCTGATCAAGCTCAAGGAGGGCGCGGGCCTCAAGGCCACGCCGCTCGATGTGGTGAGCAACCCCAAGAAGCTGAAGTTTGTGGAGCTGGACGCTGCCCAGCTGCCGCGCTCGCTCGATGACCTGGATGCATCGGCCGTCAACACCAATTTCGCCATCTCGGCCGGGCTGAACCCCGTCAAGGACGCCATCGCCCTGGAAAGCGCCAAGAGCCCCTACGTCAACCTGATCGCCGTGCGCGAAGCCGACAAGAGCAAGCCCTGGGTGGCCAAGCTGCTGAAGGCCTACCAGTCGGAAGAAATCCGCAAATTCATCGAAGTGGAGTTCAAGGGTTCGGTGCTGCCGGGTTTCTGA
- a CDS encoding LysR family transcriptional regulator, producing the protein MQDLNDLYFFVQVVEHQGFAPAGRALGMPKSTLSRRIAQLEERLGVRLIQRSTRRFAVTEIGQDYYRHCVAMLVEANAAQEVIERHSAEPQGTVRLACPTALLDYQLGELLARFMVVRPKVQVHLESTNRRVDVIGEGFDIAIRVRFPPLEDTDLVMRVLGESTQCLVASPDLLQAHGLSAPLLPADLSSLPSLDEGPPHREHMWSLRGPGGAMATVSHHPRLISDDRLALRMAALHGVGVLQLPTMMVRKYLERGLLVDLLPDWQPRPGVVHAVFPSRRGLLPAVRELIDYLAAEFARPALAARGDQTARTGASLAISAQSS; encoded by the coding sequence ATGCAAGACCTCAACGATCTGTATTTCTTCGTGCAGGTGGTGGAGCACCAGGGCTTTGCGCCCGCCGGCCGCGCCCTGGGCATGCCCAAATCCACCCTTAGCCGGCGCATCGCCCAACTGGAAGAGCGCCTTGGCGTGCGCCTGATCCAGCGGTCGACGCGGCGCTTTGCCGTCACCGAGATCGGCCAGGACTATTACCGCCATTGCGTTGCCATGCTGGTCGAGGCCAATGCAGCGCAAGAGGTGATAGAGCGCCATAGCGCCGAGCCACAGGGCACAGTGCGCCTGGCCTGTCCCACTGCGTTGCTCGACTACCAGCTTGGTGAGCTGCTGGCGCGTTTCATGGTGGTGCGCCCCAAGGTGCAGGTGCATCTGGAAAGTACCAACCGCCGTGTCGACGTGATTGGCGAGGGATTTGACATTGCCATACGCGTGCGCTTTCCGCCGCTGGAAGACACGGACCTGGTGATGCGCGTTCTGGGCGAAAGCACGCAGTGCCTGGTCGCCAGCCCCGATCTGCTCCAGGCCCATGGCTTGAGCGCACCGCTGCTGCCGGCCGATCTTTCCAGCCTGCCCAGCTTGGATGAAGGTCCGCCCCACCGCGAACACATGTGGAGCCTGCGCGGTCCTGGCGGCGCGATGGCCACGGTGAGCCACCATCCGCGTTTGATCAGCGACGACAGGCTGGCGCTGCGCATGGCTGCATTGCATGGCGTGGGCGTGCTGCAACTGCCGACCATGATGGTGCGCAAGTACCTGGAGCGGGGCCTGCTGGTCGATCTGCTGCCAGATTGGCAGCCGCGGCCCGGCGTGGTGCACGCGGTGTTTCCGTCACGCCGGGGACTGTTGCCGGCGGTGCGCGAGCTGATCGACTATCTTGCGGCCGAATTCGCCAGGCCGGCCTTGGCCGCGCGCGGCGACCAAACAGCGCGTACCGGTGCGTCGCTGGCTATTTCCGCCCAATCCTCGTAA
- a CDS encoding DMT family transporter — protein sequence MGPKTSAAVATILWGFTYVVSTTLLPHNPLLVAAVRALGGAFALLLFARHLPPPGWWNKLIVLGTLNAGLFFALLFISAMRLPGGVAAIFQALGPLFAILLGWAILKMKPSLLKIASVLIGVVGVALVVLKGNAGLDAIGIAAALGGTLSLALGGVLMNKWGKPPISMLAFTGWQLLVAGIELLLVALLADDLPTVITVTHIAGFVILAVLLTAVPFVLWFGAIARAGMVVVAPFFLLVPITAFVLDALIKGFVPTGLQIVGAVIVVAGLLLSQWTPKARRKHSRKVPQVPHAKHS from the coding sequence ATGGGCCCGAAAACTTCTGCTGCTGTAGCCACCATTCTCTGGGGCTTCACTTATGTCGTCTCGACGACCCTGCTGCCGCACAACCCCTTACTGGTCGCCGCCGTGCGCGCGCTGGGCGGCGCCTTTGCGCTGTTGCTGTTTGCGCGCCATTTGCCGCCACCGGGCTGGTGGAACAAACTCATCGTGCTGGGCACGCTCAATGCCGGCCTGTTTTTTGCGCTGCTATTCATCTCGGCCATGCGTCTGCCGGGCGGCGTGGCCGCCATCTTTCAAGCGCTGGGGCCACTGTTTGCGATCCTGCTGGGCTGGGCCATCCTGAAAATGAAGCCCAGCCTGCTGAAGATTGCCAGCGTCCTGATAGGCGTGGTCGGCGTGGCGCTGGTGGTGCTTAAGGGCAATGCCGGGCTGGACGCGATCGGTATCGCCGCGGCGCTCGGTGGAACCCTGTCGCTGGCGCTGGGCGGCGTGCTGATGAACAAATGGGGCAAGCCGCCCATCTCCATGCTGGCCTTCACCGGCTGGCAATTGCTGGTGGCGGGGATAGAACTCTTGCTGGTAGCCTTGCTCGCCGATGATTTGCCCACCGTCATTACAGTGACCCATATCGCGGGCTTTGTGATTTTGGCGGTGTTGTTGACGGCCGTGCCTTTTGTGCTGTGGTTTGGTGCCATCGCTCGTGCCGGCATGGTAGTGGTTGCGCCCTTCTTCCTGTTGGTGCCGATCACCGCTTTTGTGCTGGATGCGCTGATCAAGGGTTTTGTGCCCACCGGTTTGCAAATCGTGGGCGCGGTCATCGTGGTGGCCGGGCTGCTTCTCAGCCAGTGGACGCCCAAGGCGCGGCGCAAGCACAGCCGCAAAGTGCCGCAGGTTCCTCACGCGAAGCATTCGTGA
- a CDS encoding DUF6817 domain-containing protein, producing MTLPFHPLDQQLFTRAQALLDDEWIAHDADLAPVLPTVLARNVGQDWHKAGTFRHHLVGVARSLTLWQQPRDVRLLGLLHSVYGNAFVDLVKFDPASERARLRDLVGKPAEHLVYLFCTQSRTQFVQRVLGGALEADGSLALDKDGQRHLLSPYEVAAFVIVSMADTIEQWFSWQDDIYSRFPNVQHRPQAVHWAASLWPGPMRPTGRMLHQIAGLGQALQHPGLKGLLPVPPVFADCTKHLSVAAEAAATSLYWSVIQQDQPLVDLDVATAVLEQAVRHNPWVGEPQMVLAQLYLSAGRRDDAKHAAQSALQCFSAWGNAWDKRVQWDAWVAWTRILLQSASEGGWPEWLDKLNNVALRG from the coding sequence ATGACCCTGCCATTTCACCCTTTGGACCAGCAATTGTTCACCCGCGCCCAGGCGCTGCTGGACGACGAGTGGATTGCCCACGACGCCGACCTGGCCCCGGTGCTGCCCACCGTGCTGGCGCGCAACGTGGGGCAGGACTGGCACAAGGCGGGCACCTTTCGCCACCATCTGGTGGGCGTGGCACGGTCGCTCACGCTGTGGCAGCAGCCGCGGGATGTGCGGCTGCTGGGGCTGCTGCACAGCGTTTATGGCAACGCCTTTGTGGACCTGGTCAAGTTCGACCCGGCCAGCGAGCGGGCCCGCCTGCGCGATCTGGTGGGCAAGCCGGCCGAGCACCTGGTGTATCTGTTTTGCACCCAGTCGCGCACGCAGTTTGTGCAGCGCGTGCTGGGTGGCGCGCTGGAGGCCGATGGCAGCCTGGCGCTCGACAAGGACGGGCAGCGCCATCTGCTCTCGCCCTATGAGGTGGCAGCCTTTGTCATCGTCAGCATGGCCGACACCATCGAGCAATGGTTCAGCTGGCAGGACGATATCTACTCGCGCTTTCCCAACGTGCAGCACCGCCCGCAGGCAGTGCACTGGGCGGCATCGCTGTGGCCCGGTCCCATGCGACCCACCGGGCGCATGCTGCACCAGATTGCAGGACTGGGGCAGGCGCTGCAGCACCCGGGCCTGAAGGGGTTGCTGCCGGTGCCCCCCGTGTTTGCCGATTGCACCAAACACCTGTCGGTGGCGGCCGAGGCAGCGGCCACGTCGTTGTATTGGTCGGTGATCCAGCAAGACCAGCCGCTGGTAGACCTGGACGTGGCCACCGCCGTGCTGGAGCAGGCCGTGCGCCACAACCCCTGGGTGGGTGAGCCGCAGATGGTGCTGGCGCAGCTATACCTGTCGGCGGGCCGGCGTGACGACGCCAAACATGCGGCCCAGAGTGCGCTGCAATGCTTCAGCGCGTGGGGCAATGCCTGGGACAAGCGCGTGCAGTGGGACGCCTGGGTCGCGTGGACGCGCATCCTGCTGCAGTCCGCCAGCGAGGGCGGCTGGCCCGAGTGGCTGGACAAGCTGAACAACGTGGCTCTGCGTGGCTGA
- a CDS encoding LysR substrate-binding domain-containing protein: protein MSSSIQPAELGFFSTLATSPSLSAAGREMGVTTAAVSKHLAQMERRLGVVLINRTTRRMSLTPEGETLLEHARRILREIDALDELIVQSKASPKGLLRVNATLGFGRMHIAPVISDFVRRYPEVDVQLQLSVHPPPITDDAYDVCVRFGEPPDGRVVARRMALNRRVLCAAPAYLERHGRPRVPRDLMEHQCIGIRQGDEAYGLWRLTTGRGSKAHTESIKITGNLTTNDGEIAVLWALQGHGIVMRAQWDVNRHLAQGLLEPVLAQYHTPAADIYAVYPQRHQFSTRVQVFVGFLAEALAASGAASHDTVRCTDRNSETKTP from the coding sequence ATGAGCTCCTCCATCCAGCCCGCTGAACTGGGCTTCTTCTCCACACTGGCCACCAGCCCCAGCCTGAGTGCCGCAGGGCGCGAAATGGGGGTTACCACGGCGGCCGTGAGCAAGCATCTGGCGCAGATGGAACGCCGATTGGGCGTGGTGCTCATCAACCGCACCACACGGCGCATGAGCCTCACGCCCGAGGGCGAGACGCTGCTTGAGCACGCGCGGCGCATCCTGCGCGAAATCGATGCGCTCGACGAGCTCATCGTGCAGTCCAAGGCCAGCCCCAAGGGCCTGCTACGCGTGAATGCCACGCTCGGGTTTGGCCGCATGCACATTGCCCCGGTGATCTCGGACTTTGTGCGCCGGTACCCCGAGGTGGATGTGCAGCTGCAGCTGTCGGTGCACCCGCCGCCCATCACCGACGATGCCTACGACGTGTGCGTGCGTTTTGGCGAGCCTCCCGATGGCCGTGTGGTCGCCCGGCGCATGGCGCTCAACCGGCGCGTGCTGTGCGCCGCACCGGCCTACCTGGAGCGCCACGGCAGGCCCCGTGTGCCGCGCGATTTGATGGAGCACCAATGCATTGGCATCCGCCAGGGCGACGAGGCCTATGGCCTGTGGCGCCTGACCACGGGGCGTGGCAGCAAGGCGCACACCGAATCCATCAAGATCACCGGCAACCTCACCACCAACGACGGCGAGATCGCCGTGTTGTGGGCCCTGCAAGGCCATGGCATCGTGATGCGCGCGCAGTGGGATGTGAACCGCCACCTGGCGCAGGGGCTGCTGGAGCCGGTGCTGGCGCAATACCACACACCGGCGGCGGATATTTATGCGGTCTATCCCCAGCGGCACCAGTTTTCAACGCGGGTGCAGGTCTTTGTGGGCTTTCTGGCCGAGGCGCTGGCCGCGTCTGGCGCAGCAAGCCACGATACTGTGCGCTGCACGGATCGAAACTCGGAGACAAAAACGCCATGA
- a CDS encoding tartrate dehydrogenase — MKTYQIATIPGDGIGKEVIPAGQRVLEALSAHHPHLRFAFENFGWGGDWYRAHGVMMPADGLDALRGKDAILFGSAGDPDIPDHITLWGLRLKICQGFDQYANVRPTRILPGIDAPLKRCAPKDLDWVIVRENSEGEYSGVGGRVHQGHPIEAATDVSIMTRVGVERILRYAFRLAQSRPRKLLTVITKSNAQRHAMVMWDEIAAQVSAEFPDVKWDKELVDAATARMVNRPATLDTIVATNLHADILSDLAAALAGSLGIAPTGNIDPERRYPSMFEPIHGSAFDIMGKGLANPIGTFWSVVMLLEHLGEADAARAVMQAIEQVTANPALHTRDLGGTATTAQVTDAVCALVGSSPLQKAA, encoded by the coding sequence ATGAAGACCTATCAAATCGCCACCATCCCCGGAGACGGCATCGGCAAGGAAGTGATTCCCGCCGGCCAGCGAGTGCTGGAAGCCTTGTCTGCCCACCACCCGCATCTGCGCTTCGCGTTCGAGAACTTCGGCTGGGGTGGCGACTGGTACCGCGCCCATGGCGTGATGATGCCGGCCGATGGCCTGGACGCCCTGCGCGGCAAGGACGCCATCCTGTTCGGCTCGGCCGGCGACCCCGACATCCCCGACCACATCACGCTGTGGGGCCTGCGCCTGAAGATCTGCCAGGGGTTCGACCAGTACGCCAACGTGCGGCCCACGCGCATCCTGCCCGGCATCGATGCGCCCCTGAAGCGCTGCGCGCCCAAAGACCTGGACTGGGTCATCGTGCGCGAAAACTCCGAAGGCGAATACTCCGGCGTGGGTGGCCGCGTGCATCAGGGCCACCCCATCGAGGCGGCCACCGATGTCTCCATCATGACCCGCGTGGGCGTGGAGCGCATCCTGCGCTACGCGTTCCGCCTGGCCCAGTCACGCCCCCGCAAGCTGCTCACCGTCATCACCAAGAGCAACGCCCAGCGCCACGCGATGGTGATGTGGGACGAGATCGCCGCACAGGTGTCTGCTGAGTTTCCCGACGTGAAGTGGGACAAAGAGCTGGTGGACGCCGCCACAGCCCGCATGGTCAACCGCCCCGCCACGCTCGACACCATCGTCGCCACCAACCTGCACGCCGACATCCTCTCGGATCTGGCGGCCGCGCTGGCCGGCAGCCTGGGCATTGCGCCCACCGGCAACATCGACCCCGAGAGACGCTACCCCAGCATGTTCGAGCCCATCCACGGCTCGGCGTTTGACATCATGGGCAAGGGCCTGGCCAACCCCATCGGCACCTTCTGGTCGGTGGTGATGCTGCTGGAGCACCTGGGCGAGGCCGACGCTGCCCGCGCCGTGATGCAGGCCATCGAACAGGTCACCGCCAACCCCGCCCTGCATACCCGCGACCTGGGCGGCACCGCAACGACGGCGCAGGTGACCGATGCCGTGTGCGCGCTGGTGGGCAGCTCGCCGCTGCAAAAGGCCGCCTGA
- a CDS encoding glycerate kinase type-2 family protein has protein sequence MQPHIDTQARQWLRSMFDAAIASAQPAVCLPPHLPAPPRGRTVVIGAGKASAQMAQVLEAHWPAPLTGVVVTRYGHAAACQHIRVLEAAHPVPDAAGLAAAQQMLATVAGLTADDLVIGLWSGGGSALLPLPLPGITLADKQALNQALLRSGASIGEMNCVRRHLSAIKGGRLALACSPARVVNLVMSDVPGDDPLDVASGPTVADPTTRAQALAILQRYRIALPPAVLAALDTAASESIKPGDTRLGPITTHVIATPDLALQAAAQVARQAGIEPTLLGDALEGEARDMGTVLAGIARYAAKAPSPRHRVLLSGGESTVTLRAPAPRQPLQAPGRGGRNVECMLSMALALKGLPGVYALAGDTDGIDGLEPVAGAIATPDTLERAAALGQHATAALDAHDAHSFFGALGDAVVTGPTGTNVNDFRAILITATG, from the coding sequence ATGCAACCGCACATCGACACCCAGGCCCGCCAGTGGCTGCGCAGCATGTTCGATGCCGCCATCGCATCGGCTCAGCCTGCGGTGTGCCTGCCGCCGCACCTGCCTGCCCCGCCCCGGGGCCGCACGGTGGTGATCGGCGCGGGCAAGGCATCGGCGCAGATGGCGCAGGTGCTGGAGGCCCACTGGCCCGCGCCGCTCACGGGCGTGGTGGTCACACGCTACGGGCATGCTGCCGCCTGCCAGCACATCCGCGTGCTGGAGGCTGCCCACCCCGTGCCCGATGCAGCGGGCCTGGCCGCCGCGCAGCAGATGCTGGCCACCGTGGCGGGCCTCACCGCCGATGACCTGGTGATCGGCCTGTGGTCGGGTGGCGGCTCGGCGCTGCTGCCCTTGCCGCTGCCGGGCATCACGCTGGCCGACAAACAGGCGCTCAACCAGGCCCTGCTGCGCAGCGGCGCCAGCATTGGCGAGATGAACTGCGTGCGGCGCCACCTCTCGGCCATCAAGGGCGGGCGGCTGGCCCTGGCCTGCAGCCCCGCCCGCGTGGTCAACCTGGTGATGTCCGACGTGCCGGGCGATGACCCTCTGGACGTGGCCTCTGGCCCCACCGTGGCCGACCCGACCACCCGCGCACAGGCGCTGGCCATCTTGCAGCGCTACCGTATTGCGCTGCCGCCCGCTGTGCTGGCCGCGCTGGACACTGCCGCCAGCGAAAGCATCAAGCCGGGCGACACCCGGCTGGGCCCCATCACCACCCACGTCATTGCTACGCCCGACCTGGCCTTGCAAGCAGCAGCCCAGGTGGCGCGCCAGGCGGGCATCGAGCCCACGCTGCTCGGCGACGCACTGGAGGGCGAAGCCCGCGACATGGGCACCGTGCTGGCAGGAATAGCCCGCTACGCCGCCAAGGCCCCGTCACCACGGCACCGCGTGCTGCTGAGTGGCGGCGAAAGTACCGTCACGCTGCGTGCACCGGCCCCAAGGCAACCCCTACAAGCCCCAGGGCGTGGCGGGCGCAATGTGGAATGCATGCTGTCCATGGCCCTGGCGCTCAAGGGCTTGCCCGGCGTGTACGCGCTGGCCGGAGACACCGACGGCATCGACGGCCTGGAGCCCGTGGCAGGCGCCATTGCCACCCCCGACACACTGGAGCGCGCGGCAGCACTGGGCCAGCACGCCACCGCCGCGCTGGACGCGCACGACGCCCACTCTTTTTTTGGCGCACTGGGCGACGCGGTGGTCACCGGGCCCACGGGCACCAACGTCAACGACTTCCGCGCGATCCTGATCACCGCCACCGGCTGA
- a CDS encoding Bug family tripartite tricarboxylate transporter substrate binding protein — translation MTRIAKPHHPPTTPSTRRHHLLALAAVAAAACALPSAPAHAQAWPSKPVTLVVPFAAGGTTDVLARALGEKLGATIGQPVIVENRGGAGATIGADYVAKAPADGYTLLMGAVHHTIATSVYKKLGYDFQKSFAPITTVALVPNVLTVSATTPAKDVKELVALVKAAPDKFSYGSNGAGTAQHLIGTQFSSAIGQPLLHVPYKGSGPLTTDLLGGQVSMSFDTVTPVLPHIKAGKLRALAVTTAKRSSSLPDVPTLQESGFAAFDIGTWFGVLAPARTPPEIVERLNAEMVKVIQSPEFRKRMQDIGAEPIGNTPAQMAQQIASDTARFAKLVVENKISTE, via the coding sequence ATGACACGCATTGCAAAGCCGCACCACCCGCCCACAACGCCATCCACGCGCCGCCACCACCTGCTGGCGCTGGCAGCCGTGGCTGCCGCCGCCTGCGCGCTACCCAGCGCACCGGCGCACGCACAAGCCTGGCCGTCCAAGCCCGTCACCCTCGTGGTGCCCTTTGCGGCCGGTGGCACTACCGATGTGCTGGCCCGCGCCCTGGGCGAAAAGCTGGGCGCCACCATAGGCCAGCCCGTGATCGTGGAGAACCGGGGCGGTGCGGGCGCAACCATCGGTGCCGACTATGTAGCCAAGGCGCCCGCCGACGGCTACACGCTGCTGATGGGCGCCGTGCACCACACCATTGCCACCAGCGTCTACAAGAAGCTGGGCTACGACTTTCAGAAAAGCTTTGCGCCCATCACCACCGTGGCTCTGGTGCCCAACGTGTTAACGGTGAGCGCAACCACCCCGGCCAAGGATGTGAAGGAACTGGTGGCGCTGGTCAAGGCCGCACCGGACAAGTTCTCGTATGGCTCCAACGGCGCGGGCACGGCGCAGCACCTGATTGGCACGCAGTTCTCCTCCGCCATTGGCCAGCCACTGCTGCATGTGCCCTACAAGGGCAGCGGCCCGCTCACCACCGATCTGCTGGGTGGCCAGGTGTCCATGTCGTTCGACACCGTCACGCCCGTACTGCCCCACATCAAGGCTGGCAAGCTGCGGGCCCTGGCGGTGACCACGGCCAAGCGTTCTTCATCACTGCCGGACGTACCCACGCTGCAGGAAAGCGGCTTTGCAGCCTTTGACATTGGCACCTGGTTCGGCGTACTGGCCCCCGCGCGCACGCCCCCAGAGATTGTGGAACGCCTGAATGCCGAGATGGTCAAGGTGATCCAGTCGCCCGAATTTCGCAAGCGCATGCAGGACATCGGTGCCGAACCGATCGGCAACACGCCTGCACAGATGGCGCAGCAGATCGCCAGCGATACGGCACGCTTTGCCAAGCTGGTGGTGGAAAACAAGATTTCCACGGAATGA
- a CDS encoding TOBE domain-containing protein, with translation MSLAEEPGTSSIQNVMRGCVDAVADDGHPGLALVRVRLGDAMLLLARLTKRLAASLGVVPRRVLWVQMKSVALME, from the coding sequence GTGAGCCTGGCCGAAGAGCCGGGAACGAGCAGTATCCAGAACGTGATGCGCGGCTGCGTCGATGCCGTGGCAGACGACGGGCACCCTGGCCTTGCGCTGGTGCGCGTGCGCTTGGGCGATGCCATGCTGCTGCTGGCCCGCTTGACCAAGCGGTTGGCCGCCTCGCTCGGTGTGGTGCCGAGGCGCGTGCTGTGGGTGCAGATGAAATCGGTCGCTTTGATGGAGTGA
- a CDS encoding methionine ABC transporter permease, translating into MFENFSEMMLELFATSLWETIVMVGISGVVGGLIGIPLGVFLRLTDQGGVLENSPLNKTVGWIVNAVRSTPFIILLVAIIPFTRLITGSSIGTAAAVVPLTLAAAPFIARLVETALREVDNGLVEAAQSMGATTGQIVWKVLLPEALPGIVAGLTISFVSLTGYSAMAGAIGGGGLGDLGIRYGYQRFLPDIMLAVVVVLIFFVQAIQSLGDWAVRRLSHR; encoded by the coding sequence ATGTTCGAGAATTTTTCAGAAATGATGCTGGAGCTGTTTGCCACCTCGCTGTGGGAAACCATCGTGATGGTGGGCATCTCGGGCGTGGTGGGTGGCCTGATCGGCATTCCGCTGGGTGTTTTCCTGCGCCTGACCGACCAGGGCGGCGTGCTGGAAAACAGCCCGCTCAACAAAACCGTGGGCTGGATCGTGAACGCCGTGCGCTCCACGCCGTTCATCATCCTGCTGGTGGCCATCATCCCCTTCACGCGGTTGATCACGGGTTCGTCCATCGGCACGGCCGCTGCCGTGGTGCCGCTCACACTGGCGGCCGCGCCCTTCATTGCGCGCCTGGTGGAAACCGCGCTGCGCGAGGTGGACAACGGCCTGGTCGAGGCCGCCCAGTCGATGGGCGCAACCACCGGCCAGATCGTCTGGAAAGTGCTGCTGCCCGAGGCGCTGCCCGGCATCGTGGCGGGCCTGACCATCAGCTTTGTCAGCCTCACCGGCTACTCGGCCATGGCTGGCGCCATTGGCGGCGGCGGCCTGGGCGATCTGGGCATCCGCTATGGCTACCAGCGCTTTTTGCCCGACATCATGCTGGCCGTGGTGGTGGTGCTGATCTTCTTTGTGCAGGCCATCCAGAGCCTGGGCGACTGGGCCGTGCGGCGCTTGAGTCATCGCTGA